The stretch of DNA TTTACTCAGGCTATACGCCTGTTCCCAAGGGATTGGGAGGCGTATTACCTGAGGGGCTCCACCTTTGGGAATCAGGGCAAAATGGACTTTGCGCTAAAGGACTTTGACGAGGCAATCCGCCTGAACCCCGGTCACGCGCCGTCGTACAACGCGCGGGGGTTTGCCTTGTCCGGCACAGGCAAGCTGGAGGAGGGCATAAAGGCCTACGACGAGTCGATTAGACTGGACCCCAATTATGCCGTGGTTTACGCGAATCGCGGCATGGCCCATGCGGTCAGGGGGGACGACGTGAAAGCTGAAGCGGACCTTCGGAAGGCTGTGGAGCTGGGGCTGGACGAGGAGTCGTTATTCGCGGAATTTGAGGAGGTCAAGAGCCAGCGCCCATAGGCGGGGATAGCGGGAAGGCCAGATCATGAGCGGACAAGGGGGAGACTTGGTTGTTAGCGACGAGACGGTAACCAAAGCTGTGGAGTTCATGGCTTGCAGCTTACATTGTCGAAACTGCGGCACTCGCGCACGGTACGGCGATTACGAGTGCCCGCACTGCGGTCGAGACCTGGAGGAGGACCTGCGTATATGGGCGTCGGGACTGCTGGAGCGGGCGCTGAGTCGGGAAGCAGGGTAGGACAGGGTTTAAAGAAGCCGGTAATTGACACGGCGTGAGGCCCGACGGCACAATAGGCGAGTGGCCCCCCCGGGAATTGGGGACCAAGCAGCCGATGACGACCGCGGGCCTATTTGTTCAAGAAAGGGATCCATGAGCGAATTAATTTCCAGGCTGGAGAAGATTGCCAAAGGGTCGCAGACGCCTATGGGGTTTGGAGCGGCGTCGCGGGCGGAGAAGATGGCTTGCATGGCGGTAGTAGGGTTGCTGCGCGCCAACCACGTGAAAAAAGCTGACTTGATTGCCAAGACTAAACTTGACGCGGCGCTAATTGAGGGCAATGGAGTGGACAAGGAGCTATCGGATATTTCCGGCGCGCTCAAAACTATCCCATGGGGCCTGGCGGTGGAGGAGCTGGACGGAAAGAGAGCGAAGGGACTGATAGAGAAGGGGTGTGATTTCTTTGTGGTATCGCCAGAGAAGACCCAGATGGAGGCTATGAAAGAGGAGAAGCCCGCCTATCTACTTCCCGTCGCTATAGATTCGGATGACCGGTACTTAAGGGGAGTGGAAGGGCTGCCGGTGGACGCCGTCATTCTTTCCATGGACTCGCCAGCGCCGCTCACGCTGCA from SAR202 cluster bacterium encodes:
- a CDS encoding tetratricopeptide repeat protein — its product is MSSKIKGLVVLLVMLASGAVLLTACGSDPTATPLPTATPTPSAPQGVSDAEFLFQRGQDLEKEQLYTQAVKAYDDLIRINNRYPRAFVVRGEALRKLNMLDEAVRDFTQAIRLFPRDWEAYYLRGSTFGNQGKMDFALKDFDEAIRLNPGHAPSYNARGFALSGTGKLEEGIKAYDESIRLDPNYAVVYANRGMAHAVRGDDVKAEADLRKAVELGLDEESLFAEFEEVKSQRP